The following coding sequences lie in one Brevibacterium marinum genomic window:
- a CDS encoding GvpL/GvpF family gas vesicle protein, whose product MSEDTVADSDKYLYGIVLNDSGLPSGVDGVQAGQLHTVNSGRLAAVVSDLVEPDILGTPDDLRAHIEVLDGIATSQPILPLTFATVVPGDTDIGGEVLAPREAEYTEASEKLSGHAQFTLLARYDRDTILGEIILDNPEAAELRGRIVGTNEDETRPERIRLGEIIVKTMESWKASEAPPILEQLEPVVADMSERESGQAEDVTEVAVLLRHEAIPKFNDLVDGLAETHQKRLRFRLVGPQAPYDFVPEI is encoded by the coding sequence GTGAGTGAAGACACTGTCGCTGACAGCGACAAATACCTGTACGGCATCGTCCTGAACGACAGCGGACTGCCGAGCGGAGTTGACGGTGTGCAAGCAGGCCAATTGCACACCGTCAACTCAGGCAGGCTGGCGGCAGTGGTGTCCGATCTCGTCGAGCCCGACATTTTGGGCACCCCAGACGACCTGAGGGCCCACATCGAGGTGCTCGACGGGATTGCCACCTCGCAGCCTATTCTTCCTCTCACTTTCGCGACCGTGGTCCCGGGGGATACAGACATCGGCGGCGAGGTACTCGCCCCCCGCGAAGCCGAGTACACCGAGGCTTCGGAGAAGCTGTCAGGGCATGCGCAGTTCACCCTTCTGGCTCGGTACGACCGTGACACGATTCTCGGCGAGATCATTCTCGACAACCCTGAAGCTGCTGAGCTGAGGGGGAGGATCGTCGGCACGAACGAGGACGAGACGCGGCCAGAGCGCATCCGCCTCGGCGAGATCATAGTGAAGACGATGGAGAGCTGGAAGGCCTCCGAAGCTCCGCCGATTCTCGAGCAACTGGAACCCGTCGTCGCTGACATGTCAGAACGTGAGTCTGGGCAGGCCGAAGACGTCACCGAGGTGGCGGTGCTCCTTCGTCACGAGGCGATCCCGAAGTTCAACGACCTCGTCGATGGGTTGGCAGAGACTCATCAGAAACGTTTGCGGTTTCGGCTCGTTGGGCCGCAGGCCCCCTACGATTTCGTACCGGAGATATAG
- a CDS encoding gas vesicle protein GvpG, whose amino-acid sequence MGLFSAIVGAPLAPLKGTVWVAEQVRDEAEKRYYDPGAIRRQLEEVSAARESGAISEDEADDLERELVARLLESTRRRNSKENQ is encoded by the coding sequence ATGGGACTCTTTTCGGCGATCGTCGGCGCACCCTTGGCCCCGCTCAAAGGCACTGTCTGGGTCGCTGAACAGGTTCGCGACGAAGCTGAGAAACGCTATTACGACCCCGGCGCGATTCGGAGGCAATTGGAAGAGGTGTCCGCGGCCAGAGAATCCGGGGCAATCAGCGAAGACGAGGCCGATGATCTTGAGCGCGAGCTTGTTGCCCGATTGCTTGAATCCACCCGTCGACGAAATTCGAAGGAGAACCAATGA
- a CDS encoding GvpL/GvpF family gas vesicle protein: protein MSSTRSSTSSSTPADGPKRTRRTFNDRRHRGRGRGFGHRPCAAQALCLRNRVFRGLRSDGHGDRRFAVAHGRRRGRSASGGSYAQWGPYDGPDDDVKRWILEHSDVIEDGWKSAGSVLPVSFNVIVRPDTDSGASATTQLEGWLEGKKASLSKRLGELGGTSELRVEISLDRGTFVDSSEELRGMKAEMADRPAGVRRLLEKRVEKTEKELADRTADDLYPAMRARIAEQCLDIEEYRAPARESGQTPILMASCLVAEPGIQNLGAELTAIQNEQPAIAIRFLGPWPPYSFADMSDSAAEMADYDGQRTDSIRGKKDQR from the coding sequence ATGTCGTCGACGAGGTCGTCGACAAGCTCATCAACCCCAGCAGATGGGCCGAAGAGAACGCGAAGGACATTCAATGACAGAAGGCATCGTGGCCGCGGACGGGGCTTCGGGCACCGACCATGTGCCGCCCAAGCTCTATGTCTACGCAATCGTGTCTTCCGGGGGCTACGCTCCGACGGTCACGGGGATCGACGGTTCGCCGTTGCACATGGTCGGCGACGCGGACGGTCCGCGAGCGGTGGTTCATACGCACAGTGGGGCCCTTACGATGGCCCTGACGACGATGTCAAACGGTGGATCCTTGAGCACAGCGACGTCATCGAGGACGGGTGGAAGAGTGCCGGAAGTGTACTTCCGGTGTCGTTCAATGTGATCGTTCGTCCCGACACCGATTCGGGTGCATCTGCGACGACGCAGCTTGAAGGATGGCTCGAGGGGAAGAAGGCATCGCTGTCGAAACGTCTGGGCGAGCTGGGCGGCACCTCGGAGCTGCGCGTCGAGATCTCTCTCGACCGGGGCACCTTTGTGGACAGCAGCGAGGAGCTTCGCGGCATGAAAGCTGAAATGGCTGACCGACCCGCAGGGGTTCGGCGTCTGCTCGAGAAGCGCGTGGAGAAAACCGAGAAAGAACTTGCCGATCGAACTGCCGACGATCTCTATCCCGCCATGAGAGCTCGGATCGCGGAACAGTGCTTGGACATCGAAGAGTACCGGGCACCGGCTCGCGAGTCAGGGCAGACTCCCATCCTCATGGCCTCATGCCTGGTCGCGGAGCCCGGCATCCAGAACCTCGGGGCCGAACTCACAGCCATTCAGAACGAGCAACCTGCCATCGCGATCCGGTTTCTGGGCCCCTGGCCGCCGTACTCGTTCGCGGATATGTCCGATTCCGCCGCGGAGATGGCCGACTATGATGGGCAACGGACTGACTCAATACGAGGGAAGAAGGATCAACGATGA
- a CDS encoding nicotinamide-nucleotide amidohydrolase family protein encodes MTNHNEHENNAAEIAESLAELCGEHGVRVAVAESLTGGRISSQLAAASGSADWFAGGVVAYSSEVKHELLEVPPDAVISQASVESMARSVARMMDVDAAVAASGAGGPVGQDGQEPGTTWIAVLVGDEVRSELHRFQGDPIDILALTEERALTMLLESLSSRFRQS; translated from the coding sequence GTGACCAACCACAATGAGCACGAGAACAACGCCGCCGAGATTGCCGAGAGTCTCGCCGAACTGTGTGGTGAACACGGCGTGCGCGTGGCTGTCGCCGAGTCGCTCACCGGCGGTAGGATCTCCAGCCAACTCGCGGCCGCTTCCGGCTCGGCCGACTGGTTCGCCGGTGGCGTGGTGGCTTACTCGAGCGAGGTCAAACATGAGCTGCTGGAGGTACCACCGGATGCGGTCATTTCCCAGGCGTCGGTCGAATCGATGGCCCGTTCCGTCGCACGAATGATGGACGTCGACGCCGCCGTAGCCGCATCCGGTGCGGGCGGGCCGGTCGGCCAGGACGGGCAGGAGCCGGGGACTACGTGGATCGCTGTGCTCGTCGGCGACGAGGTGCGGTCGGAACTTCACAGATTCCAAGGGGACCCGATCGACATTCTGGCCCTGACCGAGGAACGGGCGCTGACGATGTTGCTCGAGTCGCTGTCCAGTCGATTTCGACAGAGCTGA
- a CDS encoding gas vesicle protein produces MADDAIMQPTRDPRATLPDLIEVLLNKGVYLNLDLIISVADIPLIGVNLRATIAGIETMLEYGMMRQWDKETREWVQRSVHAHLPLADGEEILAKMAGGHYQDNFYRTWRPGSAYLTSQRLIIHRRDPAETLWQATLSSIESITALREPSIGGEERTRIFVRLDDGSESKLSALEPERLITLVQEQRGAALETSSDRLSDPAQPLRRGRMWYLETLSTGGTWRGGEASLTGEELVWKSPMDSRALVRVPVGQLQNLRWEHQDNPTDAPRILVFDTDDSTVRLAADDIGDWHDELEQWHTAGQHTAQQHTARQHTAGQPIPAHGKNDGGEP; encoded by the coding sequence ATGGCCGACGACGCGATCATGCAACCCACCCGCGATCCTCGTGCGACATTGCCCGACCTCATCGAAGTGCTCCTCAACAAGGGGGTGTACCTCAACCTCGATCTCATCATCTCCGTCGCAGACATTCCGCTCATCGGAGTGAATCTGCGCGCGACTATCGCCGGGATCGAGACCATGCTCGAATACGGGATGATGCGCCAATGGGATAAGGAGACCCGGGAATGGGTTCAGCGGTCGGTGCATGCACATCTGCCGCTGGCCGACGGTGAAGAGATTCTTGCCAAGATGGCCGGCGGGCACTACCAGGACAATTTCTACCGCACCTGGAGACCCGGCAGTGCCTATCTCACTTCGCAGCGATTGATCATCCACAGGCGCGACCCGGCGGAGACCCTGTGGCAGGCGACGTTGAGTTCGATAGAATCCATCACCGCACTGCGGGAACCGTCGATCGGGGGTGAGGAGCGCACCAGAATCTTCGTCCGGCTCGATGACGGCAGCGAATCGAAGCTGTCTGCTCTTGAACCCGAGCGCCTGATCACCCTGGTGCAGGAGCAACGAGGTGCGGCACTTGAGACGTCCTCTGATCGCCTGAGTGATCCTGCCCAGCCGTTGAGACGGGGCCGAATGTGGTATCTGGAGACTCTATCGACAGGAGGAACATGGCGGGGCGGCGAAGCCAGCCTGACGGGGGAGGAGCTTGTCTGGAAGTCTCCGATGGACAGCCGTGCCCTGGTGAGAGTCCCCGTTGGCCAACTGCAGAATCTGCGCTGGGAGCACCAGGACAACCCCACCGATGCACCACGCATCCTGGTTTTCGACACAGACGATTCCACGGTGCGTCTGGCCGCAGACGACATCGGGGACTGGCACGACGAACTCGAGCAGTGGCACACGGCCGGTCAGCACACGGCCCAGCAGCACACGGCCCGGCAGCACACGGCTGGCCAGCCGATTCCCGCCCACGGAAAGAATGATGGAGGAGAACCATGA
- a CDS encoding gas vesicle protein K, translating into MTLNVDEESLKHGVLTLVVTLVEVIQEALETQAVRRMEGGDLTEEEQNRLGEALLELDEAMDQIKAEHGITGSVDDLHRGLDDVVDEVVDKLINPSRWAEENAKDIQ; encoded by the coding sequence ATGACACTGAATGTGGATGAGGAGAGCCTCAAACACGGCGTTCTCACCTTGGTCGTCACCCTCGTCGAGGTGATCCAGGAAGCACTGGAGACTCAAGCTGTGCGACGGATGGAAGGAGGAGACCTCACCGAGGAAGAGCAGAACCGCCTCGGCGAGGCACTCCTCGAACTCGATGAGGCGATGGATCAGATCAAGGCGGAGCACGGCATCACCGGTTCCGTCGATGATCTGCATCGCGGACTCGACGATGTCGTCGACGAGGTCGTCGACAAGCTCATCAACCCCAGCAGATGGGCCGAAGAGAACGCGAAGGACATTCAATGA
- a CDS encoding Dps family protein, translated as MTESVTVPQPHGSEKTQRENAEGGFVASDALTKNLQGVLVDFIALSLTAKQAHWNIVGPNFRDLHLNLDEVVSIARAGSDTMAERMRALHASPDGRPAVVAEQTSLPVFPDGEITTHDAIDHMVKAVESTVATMRNCHDEVDSADPTTADLFHESIGQLEQQAWFISAETRTPK; from the coding sequence ATGACAGAGTCAGTCACTGTTCCTCAGCCGCACGGCTCAGAGAAGACTCAGCGCGAGAACGCTGAAGGGGGTTTCGTCGCTTCTGACGCCCTGACAAAGAATCTGCAGGGAGTCCTGGTCGACTTCATCGCGTTGAGCCTCACCGCCAAACAGGCACACTGGAATATCGTCGGCCCTAACTTCCGAGATCTCCATCTCAACCTCGACGAGGTGGTGAGCATCGCTCGCGCCGGGAGCGACACCATGGCCGAGAGGATGCGCGCGCTCCACGCCTCTCCGGACGGAAGACCAGCGGTGGTCGCCGAACAGACCAGTCTGCCAGTCTTCCCAGACGGTGAGATCACCACTCACGACGCGATCGACCACATGGTCAAGGCCGTTGAGTCCACGGTCGCAACAATGAGGAACTGCCACGACGAGGTCGACTCCGCCGACCCGACGACGGCAGACCTCTTCCACGAATCCATCGGACAACTCGAACAGCAGGCCTGGTTCATCAGTGCTGAGACTCGCACACCCAAGTGA
- the gvpJ gene encoding gas vesicle protein GvpJ: protein MSTGTVERSRGSYVDRPSSSSLADVVEIILDKGVVIDAYVRVSLVGIEILTIDARIVIASVDTYLRFAEATNRLDLTQRGGRDLPEMMGGMMENGSKGKTQGAVEGIKDALTSDDDSDDEKEKTRRRTKRPARSSSESE, encoded by the coding sequence ATGAGTACAGGAACCGTTGAACGCTCACGCGGCAGCTATGTCGATCGTCCCTCCTCGAGTTCACTTGCCGATGTAGTCGAGATCATCCTCGACAAGGGGGTTGTGATCGATGCATATGTTCGGGTCTCACTCGTCGGCATCGAAATTCTGACCATTGACGCTCGCATCGTCATCGCCAGCGTCGACACCTATCTCCGCTTCGCCGAGGCGACCAATCGTCTCGACCTGACGCAGCGGGGAGGTCGGGATCTGCCGGAGATGATGGGCGGCATGATGGAGAACGGCTCCAAGGGGAAAACCCAGGGGGCGGTTGAAGGCATCAAGGATGCGCTGACGTCCGATGACGATTCTGACGATGAGAAGGAGAAAACACGTCGGCGGACCAAACGGCCCGCCCGCAGCTCCTCGGAGTCCGAGTGA
- a CDS encoding VOC family protein, whose translation MIGTLNTTAMDCPVPVENARFYQALLGGYVSPEEDTDWVNLFEPSGRKILSFQRADDYTAPTWPDNTIPLQAHIDIRVDSYEDAEPAVQAAGGKLIDDSDEHPDFRVYADPIGRPFCLVLS comes from the coding sequence ATGATCGGTACTCTGAACACCACAGCCATGGACTGCCCCGTACCCGTGGAAAACGCCAGGTTCTATCAAGCTCTCCTCGGAGGCTATGTCTCTCCGGAAGAGGACACCGACTGGGTCAACCTCTTCGAGCCGTCAGGAAGGAAGATTCTGTCCTTCCAAAGAGCAGATGACTACACCGCCCCGACCTGGCCGGACAACACGATCCCGTTGCAGGCGCACATCGACATCCGGGTCGACTCCTATGAAGACGCCGAACCTGCGGTCCAGGCCGCGGGTGGAAAGTTGATCGATGATTCCGACGAGCATCCGGATTTTCGGGTCTATGCCGATCCGATCGGACGCCCGTTCTGCCTTGTGCTGAGCTGA
- a CDS encoding SRPBCC family protein, whose translation METAEVGVPLSVAYNAFTSFEDWSDFMKKVENVERSDDVKLSVKGQAVWSHRTWEATITEQVPDSHIVWESTGDKGYISGSVSFHEVAPRLTRIIAVGEYHKQGFMEGVGALWFTVPRRFRLELKFFVHHVMTQTILDQEAVEGWRGEIRDGEVVTSHEDALEEEQSQAEDADDGYEDAVEPEEYQEEPEEDEGEPAEGEPRRGRAGRRASRRGRRRGVGRGRGGPC comes from the coding sequence GTGGAGACGGCCGAGGTCGGGGTCCCGCTGTCGGTGGCGTACAACGCGTTCACATCGTTCGAGGACTGGTCCGACTTCATGAAGAAGGTCGAGAACGTCGAGCGCAGCGACGACGTCAAACTCAGCGTCAAGGGCCAGGCAGTCTGGTCCCACCGCACGTGGGAAGCCACGATCACCGAGCAGGTTCCGGATTCGCACATCGTGTGGGAGTCGACCGGAGACAAGGGCTACATCAGCGGCAGCGTGTCTTTCCACGAAGTCGCCCCACGGCTGACTCGCATCATCGCGGTCGGCGAATACCACAAACAAGGCTTCATGGAAGGCGTCGGAGCTCTCTGGTTCACCGTTCCACGCCGCTTCCGTCTTGAGCTGAAGTTCTTCGTGCATCACGTGATGACACAGACGATCCTCGATCAGGAGGCTGTCGAAGGATGGCGCGGCGAGATTCGCGATGGCGAAGTCGTCACTTCACACGAAGACGCCCTCGAAGAGGAACAGTCACAGGCTGAGGACGCCGACGACGGATACGAAGACGCAGTCGAGCCCGAGGAGTACCAGGAAGAACCTGAGGAAGACGAAGGTGAACCTGCGGAAGGCGAACCCCGAAGAGGGCGAGCCGGTCGACGCGCCAGCCGACGAGGACGTCGACGAGGAGTCGGCCGAGGACGTGGAGGACCCTGCTGA
- a CDS encoding choice-of-anchor G family protein — MTTSPGAAEEQNPAEDAEAFGQLIDASLLEEDAVEALSAYSSSPSSEEADTTPLNLEVLQTLGIELPGLSLPLISEEGGDGLLDLGNAGALNAYGHAPAYNEAKASAGAVGSDGALNLDDINNGEFGNANVDLTAVLGQLGLDGITDEIVDELSLELGAIASTADSNGEADNSEYVVADGILTVSSPAVSDISSTLTELVDGTGETLEEVIGDEGLVNDLAGLGLDIDVLAAAVEIGGENTTVTVEVRDALNSVVENVINEALEDQSGIVSIDLESGDIKIDLAKIVEGGNGEDLNGLDPNTQVLTSDTISKITTAVADALGELTGKVTETMTEALNEVHLVIELPASIELLNVGAANGKVTVDATLGQLAGTDNTDPIVDTDLSLLGVPVGTVLNAITQPLITAVLNITEPLVGGILTATVDELSGSVTGIVDPLLDNLDPVFGALNQVVELTINEQPTLKDQESQVKGDNGPGFTVSAVSLELLPGVDPDGDAAPQAAVSVADINLASSSVRATDEAPEEPGDEDANTNAAASAAASADADDDSNASAQVAAQAAAQADASTDESAAADATAEAAAESAATEDASSETSADATTETNASANVAAEAASNADNTDATNADTNAAADADPAAAASVASNADSSSEASAAAAADADDSAVADASSESDVNANASASASASANADNNENAVAEAAAQAAATADADTTASAAADVDASAAAESAATEDASSETSADATTETNASATAAAEAAAFADATEEANADTTAASDANAAAASAVAANADSSAAASAEAAANDETDAAAEGDDSNVDTTAAADADGAEADADGAAAEADADGAEAEASASADADGAEASASSDDDADKASASADSDQSASTNASASSNASAGSSTNAAGSSDGGDLPRTGADGALTMVGFAALLIAGGAAVVFGTRRYRASAGRN, encoded by the coding sequence ATGACAACGTCACCAGGCGCCGCCGAAGAACAGAACCCCGCCGAAGATGCTGAGGCCTTTGGCCAGCTCATCGACGCTTCGCTGCTTGAAGAGGACGCTGTCGAAGCGCTGTCTGCCTACAGCAGCTCGCCTTCGAGCGAGGAAGCGGACACCACTCCTCTCAACCTCGAAGTGCTGCAGACTCTCGGAATTGAACTGCCGGGACTGAGCCTTCCGCTGATCAGCGAAGAAGGCGGAGACGGCCTGCTCGACCTCGGCAACGCCGGAGCGCTCAACGCCTACGGTCATGCCCCGGCTTACAACGAAGCCAAGGCCAGCGCCGGTGCCGTCGGTTCCGACGGCGCTCTCAACCTCGACGACATCAACAACGGTGAGTTCGGCAACGCCAATGTCGATCTGACGGCTGTCCTCGGACAGCTCGGCCTCGACGGAATCACCGATGAGATCGTCGACGAACTCAGCCTGGAACTCGGCGCGATCGCTTCAACTGCTGACAGCAACGGCGAAGCCGATAACTCCGAATACGTGGTTGCAGACGGTATCCTGACGGTTTCGAGCCCCGCAGTCAGTGACATTTCGAGCACTCTCACTGAGCTCGTTGACGGCACTGGAGAAACTCTCGAAGAGGTCATCGGCGACGAGGGTCTCGTCAATGATCTCGCGGGCCTCGGCCTAGACATTGACGTACTGGCGGCGGCGGTCGAGATCGGCGGAGAAAACACCACCGTGACCGTGGAAGTTCGCGATGCGCTCAACAGCGTCGTCGAGAACGTCATCAATGAGGCGCTCGAAGATCAATCAGGCATCGTCTCGATCGATCTCGAGTCCGGCGACATCAAAATTGATCTCGCGAAGATTGTCGAGGGCGGAAACGGCGAAGACCTCAACGGCCTCGACCCAAACACTCAGGTCCTGACCTCGGACACGATTTCGAAGATTACAACCGCAGTGGCCGACGCTCTAGGCGAACTGACCGGCAAAGTCACAGAAACCATGACTGAAGCGCTCAACGAGGTGCACCTCGTCATCGAGCTGCCAGCAAGTATCGAGCTGCTTAATGTCGGAGCTGCTAACGGCAAGGTCACTGTGGACGCCACCCTGGGGCAGCTGGCAGGAACAGACAACACGGATCCGATAGTGGATACCGACCTCTCGCTGCTCGGAGTGCCTGTCGGAACAGTGCTCAATGCCATCACTCAGCCGCTGATCACCGCGGTTCTGAATATCACCGAACCGCTCGTCGGCGGTATCCTCACGGCCACCGTCGACGAGCTGTCGGGCTCAGTCACCGGAATTGTCGATCCACTGCTCGACAACCTCGACCCCGTCTTCGGTGCGCTCAACCAGGTGGTCGAACTGACGATCAACGAGCAGCCGACTCTGAAAGACCAGGAGAGCCAGGTCAAGGGCGATAACGGTCCAGGATTCACCGTCAGCGCAGTGAGCCTTGAACTTCTACCGGGTGTCGATCCGGACGGTGACGCAGCCCCGCAGGCCGCCGTCAGCGTTGCCGACATCAACCTCGCCTCCTCCTCGGTGCGTGCGACCGATGAGGCGCCGGAGGAACCAGGCGACGAAGATGCGAACACCAACGCTGCAGCTTCGGCCGCGGCCTCGGCAGACGCTGACGACGATTCCAATGCTTCGGCTCAGGTAGCAGCACAGGCTGCGGCTCAGGCCGATGCCAGCACTGACGAATCAGCAGCCGCTGATGCCACTGCAGAAGCAGCGGCAGAATCTGCGGCAACTGAAGATGCGTCGTCTGAAACCTCCGCTGATGCGACTACCGAGACAAACGCCTCGGCAAACGTAGCAGCAGAGGCAGCATCGAACGCTGACAACACGGATGCGACTAACGCAGACACCAATGCAGCAGCAGACGCAGACCCGGCAGCAGCCGCCAGCGTGGCTTCGAACGCGGACTCGTCTTCCGAAGCCTCGGCAGCAGCCGCGGCCGACGCAGATGATTCGGCAGTCGCTGACGCTTCCAGCGAATCGGATGTCAATGCCAATGCATCGGCCTCAGCATCAGCTTCGGCGAACGCTGACAACAACGAAAACGCCGTTGCAGAAGCAGCCGCACAGGCTGCCGCCACTGCCGACGCCGACACCACGGCATCTGCCGCCGCGGACGTCGACGCCTCGGCAGCGGCAGAATCAGCAGCAACCGAAGATGCGTCTTCCGAGACCTCTGCTGATGCGACCACCGAAACAAACGCCTCGGCGACCGCAGCAGCAGAGGCGGCAGCATTCGCTGATGCCACCGAAGAGGCAAACGCAGACACCACCGCAGCCTCAGACGCCAATGCCGCAGCAGCGTCTGCAGTAGCCGCGAACGCGGACTCATCTGCCGCGGCTTCGGCCGAAGCAGCAGCCAACGATGAAACTGACGCTGCAGCAGAAGGCGACGACTCCAACGTCGACACCACTGCCGCTGCAGATGCCGATGGCGCAGAAGCCGACGCCGACGGTGCAGCTGCAGAGGCTGACGCTGACGGCGCCGAAGCAGAGGCCTCGGCTTCTGCAGACGCCGATGGTGCGGAAGCCAGCGCGTCTTCCGACGACGATGCTGACAAGGCATCTGCTTCGGCAGACTCCGATCAGTCGGCTTCGACGAACGCTTCGGCCAGCTCGAACGCCTCGGCCGGTTCGAGCACGAACGCCGCTGGCAGCAGCGACGGTGGGGATCTGCCACGGACAGGTGCCGACGGCGCTCTGACCATGGTCGGCTTCGCCGCCCTGCTCATCGCAGGTGGTGCCGCGGTAGTCTTCGGAACCCGCCGCTACCGCGCCTCCGCCGGTAGGAACTGA
- a CDS encoding ChaB family protein: MPKTTQSGKPKKSELPSTLAKSGRKAQRTFAKAYDSAMEEYNDEKRAHQVAYDALKHTYEKVGDSWEPKSSSGPSDAQSAGGKHTNRKTAGGIDVNASKDHLYTQAKKLNISGRSTMTKKQLVDALEKESNRETSKSS; the protein is encoded by the coding sequence GTGCCGAAAACCACCCAGTCCGGAAAGCCCAAGAAGTCGGAACTGCCATCGACCCTGGCGAAGTCGGGCCGCAAGGCTCAACGCACGTTCGCCAAGGCATACGACTCGGCAATGGAGGAGTACAACGACGAGAAGCGCGCACATCAGGTGGCCTATGATGCGCTGAAGCACACATACGAGAAGGTGGGCGACAGCTGGGAGCCCAAGAGTTCCTCCGGACCCTCCGATGCACAGAGCGCCGGGGGCAAGCACACGAACCGGAAAACGGCTGGCGGCATCGATGTGAATGCGTCGAAGGACCACCTGTACACGCAGGCGAAGAAGCTCAATATCTCGGGCCGGTCGACGATGACCAAGAAACAGCTCGTCGACGCCCTTGAGAAGGAGAGCAATCGCGAGACCAGCAAGAGTTCGTGA
- a CDS encoding gas vesicle protein: MSDQASTEEKPADDKKVSADRQAEQGSDEKRSPRQASSGASSHRSSSAESSSRTRPTRSKTKETKNGAAGGRVSAVHAVKKAVEQFSTLSGRAPESVVGTRWDEDHWAVRLEVVESRRIPDTADLLAEYDVELDAQGELLSYSRQDRYVRGRPTE; the protein is encoded by the coding sequence ATGAGCGACCAGGCCAGTACAGAAGAGAAACCCGCAGACGACAAAAAAGTGTCCGCGGACCGACAGGCTGAGCAGGGCAGCGACGAGAAGCGAAGCCCAAGACAGGCATCGTCCGGTGCATCATCACACCGGTCCTCCTCGGCAGAGTCATCGTCTCGAACACGGCCCACGAGGTCGAAAACCAAGGAGACGAAGAACGGGGCGGCCGGGGGCAGGGTCTCCGCCGTCCACGCAGTCAAGAAGGCCGTCGAACAATTCAGCACCCTGAGCGGCAGAGCCCCCGAATCCGTGGTCGGGACGAGATGGGACGAGGACCATTGGGCGGTACGGCTGGAAGTCGTGGAATCGCGGCGAATTCCCGACACCGCGGATCTGCTGGCCGAATACGACGTCGAACTCGACGCACAGGGCGAGCTCCTCTCCTACAGCAGACAGGACCGCTACGTCCGTGGACGGCCCACCGAGTGA